A stretch of DNA from Mycolicibacterium celeriflavum:
TCGCATGCCGATCTGACCGACCCCGCGTCCGGTCAGCCGTTGGCAACAAACGACGACAACGGTGTCGTCGACACGAAGGCCGTGCAGCGTTACCTCGAGGCAGATCCGCTTGCGCCGTACGGCTTTTCGGGGTGGGTCGGCCCGGAGCCCCACGGCGCGCCGCTGGCCAACGCGGGGATTCGGCGCGACCCGCTGATCGCCGACCGCGTGGTGGCGTGGCTCAAGGACCGCTACGCGCGGCGCCGCGCCGGATACGCCGAGGCGCTGCGCCCGTTCCTGCTGGTGGCCAGCTTCGTCAACCCGCACGACATCGTGCTGTTCCCAGCGTGGCAGCGGCGCAACCCGGTGCGCCCGTCGCCGCTGGACCCGCCGCCGGTGCCACCGGCGCCCACGGCCGACGAGGACCTGTCAACCAAGCCAGCCGCGCAGATCGCGTTCCGGGAGGCGTACTACTCGGGCTACGGTCCCGCGCCGGTCGTCGACCGCACCTACACCCGCAAGGCGCAGCAATACCGAGACCTCTATTACCGGCTGCACGCCGAGGTCGACAACCCGATCGACCGCGTGCGCCGCGCGGTGACCGAGGACGGTTCCGAGCACGCGCTGCTGGTCCGCACCGCCGATCACGGCGACCTGCTGGGCGCCCACGGCGGCCTGCACCAGAAGTGGTTCAACCTGTACGACGAGGCGACCCGGGTGCCGTTCGTCATCGCGCGAATCGGGCCCGCCGCCACTGCAGCGCGCACGGTCACGGCGCCGACGTCGCACGTCGACATCGTGCCGACACTGCTCGGCGCGGCCGGTGTCGACGTCGAGGCGGTGGCCGCGACGCTGGCGGACACCTTCACCGAGGTGCACGAGCTGCCCGGCCGTGACCTGATGCCGGTGGTCGACGGCGCCCCGGCCGACGAGTCGCGGCCGGTCTACCTGATGACCCGCGACAACGTGCTCGAAGGCGACACCGGCGCATCCGGTCTGGCGCGCCGGTTGAAGCGGACGACGAATCCGCCTGCGCCCCTGCGGATCCGGGTACCCGAGCACGTCGCGTCGAACTTCGAAGGATTGGTGCTGCGGGTGGACCGCGAAGACGCCGACGGCGGGCAGGGTCACCTGTGGAAATTGGTGCGCACCTTCGACGATCCGGCGACGTGGACCGAGCCTGGCGTACGCCATCTCGCGGCCAACGGCATGGGCGGCGACAGTTACCGCACCGAGCCGCTCGACGACCAGTGGGAGCTCTACGACCTGACCGCCGATCCGGCCGAGGCCGACAACCGGTGGGCCGACCTCGACCTGTACGACCTACGCCGGCACCTGCGGATGCAGCTCAAGCAGGCGTGTGCGACGTCCGTCCCGGAGCGGAACCATCCGTGGCCGTACACGCCGCGCAAGACGGCCGCCGGTCGCGAAGGGCTGATCCGACGGCTGATCCCAGGGACTTGAGCGCCATCGGACCTTTGATGATCGGCGGGTCGGAGCGTACGGTTCTCGTGGGTTGATTCCCCAGCCTCGCGGAAACGTCACGGCGGCGATCTGACTTCCCCGCCGGAGGTTCCAACCTCGACGTCAGCCGGCCAGATCAGGGTTATATGAGGGGCTGGGGGGCTCATTTCCGAGATTTCGCGGAAATATCGCTGT
This window harbors:
- a CDS encoding sulfatase-like hydrolase/transferase codes for the protein MTERPDIIIVMTDEERAVPPYESPEVLAWRDRMLPGRKWFDEHGVSFERHYTGSLACVPSRPTIFTGQYPDLHGVTQTDGIGKVYDDSRMRWLRRDEVPTLGNWFRAAGYDTHYDGKWHISHADLTDPASGQPLATNDDNGVVDTKAVQRYLEADPLAPYGFSGWVGPEPHGAPLANAGIRRDPLIADRVVAWLKDRYARRRAGYAEALRPFLLVASFVNPHDIVLFPAWQRRNPVRPSPLDPPPVPPAPTADEDLSTKPAAQIAFREAYYSGYGPAPVVDRTYTRKAQQYRDLYYRLHAEVDNPIDRVRRAVTEDGSEHALLVRTADHGDLLGAHGGLHQKWFNLYDEATRVPFVIARIGPAATAARTVTAPTSHVDIVPTLLGAAGVDVEAVAATLADTFTEVHELPGRDLMPVVDGAPADESRPVYLMTRDNVLEGDTGASGLARRLKRTTNPPAPLRIRVPEHVASNFEGLVLRVDREDADGGQGHLWKLVRTFDDPATWTEPGVRHLAANGMGGDSYRTEPLDDQWELYDLTADPAEADNRWADLDLYDLRRHLRMQLKQACATSVPERNHPWPYTPRKTAAGREGLIRRLIPGT